A single genomic interval of Megalobrama amblycephala isolate DHTTF-2021 linkage group LG15, ASM1881202v1, whole genome shotgun sequence harbors:
- the LOC125247021 gene encoding elastin-like: MYNRIAGVFQEIRENINDLKIKWVLVVLSVKITRGVVVEVVVGFEVLVVDGTSVETGDVIGVVEVLVGVEGGGVPGVVLVVDGTSVETGGRGVIGVVEVLVGVEGGGVPGVVLVVDGTSVETGGKGVIGVVEVLVGVEGGGVPGVVLVVDGPSVETGGVIGVVEVLVGVEGGGVPGVVLVVDGTSVETGGRGVIGVVEVLVGVEGGGVPGVVLVVDGTSVETGGVIGVVEVLVGVEGGGVPGVVLVVDGTSVETGGRGVIGVVEVLVGVEGGGVPGVVLVVDGTSVETGGVIGVVEVLVGVEGGGVPGVVLVVDGTSVETGGRGVIGVVEVLVGVEGGGVPGVVLVVDGTSVETGGVIGVVEVLVGVEGGGVPGVVLVVDGTSVETGGRGVIGVVEVLVGVEGGGVPGVVLVVDGTSVETGGRGVIGVVEVLVGVEGGGVPGVVLVVDGTSVETGGVIGVVEVLVGVEGGGVPGVVLVVDGTSVETGGRGVIGVVEVLVGVEGGGVPGVVLVVDGTSVETGGRGVIGVVEVLVGVEGGGVPGVVLVVDGTSVETGGRGVIGVVEVLVGVEGGGVPGVVLVVDGTSVETGGRGVIGVVEVLVGVEGGGVPGVVLVVDGTSVETGGRGVIGVVEVLVGVEGGGVPGVVLVVDGTSVETGGVIGVVEVLVGVEGGGVPGVVLVVDGTSVETGGRGVIGVVEVLVGVEGGGVPGVVLVVDGTSVETGGRGVIGVVEVLVGVEGGGVPGVVLVVDGTSVETGGRGVIGVVEVLVGVEGGGVPGVVLVVDGTSVETGGRGVIGVVEVLVGVEGGGVPGVVLVVDGTSVETGGVIGVVEVLVGVEGGGVPGVVLVVDGTSVETGGRGVIGVVEVLVGVEGGGVPGVVLVVDGTSVETGGRGVIGVVEVLVGVEGGGVPGVVLVVDGTSVETGGRGVIGVVEVLVGVEGGGVPGVVLVVDGTSVETGGRGVIGVVEVLVGVEGGGVPGVVLVVDGTSVETGGVIGVVEVLVGVEGGGVPGVVLVVDGTSVETGGRGVIGVVEVLVGVEGGGVPGVVLVVDGTSVETGGRGVIGVVEVLVGVEGGGVPGVVLVVDGTSVETGGRGVIGVVEVLVGVEGGGVPGVVLVVDGTSVEIGGVIGVVEVLVGVEGGGVPGVVLVVDGTSVETGGRGVIGVVEVLVGVEGGGVPGVVLVVDGSSVETVV; this comes from the exons ATGTACAACAGAATTGCTGGAGTATTTCAGGAAATTCGAGAAAACATCaatgatttaaaaattaaat GGGTTCTTGTGGTACTTTCAGTGAAAATAACTAGAGGTGTAGTAGTGGAGGTGGTTGTCGGTTTTGAAGTACTAGTTGTAGATGGTACTTCTGTTGAAACAGGTGATGTAATTGGAGTAGTGGAGGTGCTTGTAGGTGTTGAAGGAGGTGGTGTGCCAGGAGTTGTACTAGTTGTAGATGGTACTTCTGTTGAAACAGGTGGCAGAGGCGTAATTGGTGTAGTGGAGGTGCTTGTCGGTGTTGAAGGAGGTGGTGTGCCAGGAGTTGTACTAGTTGTAGATGGTACTTCTGTTGAAACAGGTGGCAAAGGCGTAATTGGAGTAGTGGAGGTGCTTGTCGGTGTTGAAGGAGGTGGTGTGCCAGGAGTTGTACTAGTTGTAGATGGTCCTTCTGTTGAAACAGGTGGTGTAATTGGAGTAGTGGAGGTGCTTGTCGGTGTTGAAGGAGGTGGTGTGCCAGGAGTTGTACTAGTTGTAGATGGTACTTCTGTTGAAACAGGTGGCAGAGGCGTAATTGGAGTAGTGGAG GTGCTTGTCGGTGTTGAAGGAGGTGGTGTGCCAGGAGTTGTACTAGTTGTAGATGGTACTTCTGTTGAAACAGGTGGTGTAATTGGAGTAGTGGAGGTGCTTGTCGGTGTTGAAGGAGGTGGTGTGCCAGGAGTTGTACTAGTTGTAGATGGTACTTCTGTTGAAACAGGTGGCAGAGGCGTAATTGGAGTAGTGGAGGTGCTTGTCGGTGTTGAAGGAGGTGGTGTGCCAGGAGTTGTACTAGTTGTAGATGGTACTTCTGTTGAAACAG GTGGTGTAATTGGAGTAGTGGAGGTGCTTGTCGGTGTTGAAGGAGGTGGTGTGCCAGGAGTTGTACTAGTTGTAGATGGTACTTCTGTTGAAACAGGTGGCAGAGGCGTAATTGGAGTAGTGGAGGTGCTTGTCGGTGTTGAAGGAGGTGGTGTGCCAGGAGTTGTACTAGTTGTAGATGGTACTTCTGTTGAAACAGGTGGTGTAATTGGAGTAGTGGAGGTGCTTGTCGGTGTTGAAGGAGGTGGTGTGCCAGGAGTTGTACTAGTTGTAGATGGTACTTCTGTTGAAACAG GTGGCAGAGGCGTAATTGGAGTAGTGGAGGTGCTTGTCGGTGTTGAAGGAGGTGGTGTGCCAGGAGTTGTACTAGTTGTAGATGGTACTTCTGTTGAAACAGGTGGCAGAGGCGTAATTGGAGTAGTGGAGGTGCTTGTCGGTGTTGAAGGAGGTGGTGTGCCAGGAGTTGTACTAGTTGTAGATGGTACTTCTGTTGAAACAGGTGGTGTAATTGGAGTAGTGGAGGTGCTTGTCGGTGTTGAAGGAGGTGGTGTGCCAGGAGTTGTACTAGTTGTAGATGGTACTTCTGTTGAAACAGGTGGCAGAGGCGTAATTGGAGTAGTGGAGGTGCTTGTCGGTGTTGAAGGAGGTGGTGTGCCAGGAGTTGTACTAGTTGTAGATGGTACTTCTGTTGAAACAGGTGGCAGAGGCGTAATTGGAGTAGTGGAGGTGCTTGTCGGTGTTGAAGGAGGTGGTGTGCCAGGAGTTGTACTAGTTGTAGATGGTACTTCTGTTGAAACAG GTGGCAGAGGCGTAATTGGAGTAGTGGAGGTGCTTGTCGGTGTTGAAGGAGGTGGTGTGCCAGGAGTTGTACTAGTTGTAGATGGTACTTCTGTTGAAACAGGTGGCAGAGGCGTAATTGGAGTAGTGGAGGTGCTTGTCGGTGTTGAAGGAGGTGGTGTGCCAGGAGTTGTACTAGTTGTAGATGGTACTTCTGTTGAAACAG GTGGCAGAGGCGTAATTGGAGTAGTGGAGGTGCTTGTCGGTGTTGAAGGAGGTGGTGTGCCAGGAGTTGTACTAGTTGTAGATGGTACTTCTGTTGAAACAG GTGGTGTAATTGGAGTAGTGGAGGTGCTTGTCGGTGTTGAAGGAGGTGGTGTGCCAGGAGTTGTACTAGTTGTAGATGGTACTTCTGTTGAAACAGGTGGCAGAGGCGTAATTGGAGTAGTGGAGGTGCTTGTCGGTGTTGAAGGAGGTGGTGTGCCAGGAGTTGTACTAGTTGTAGATGGTACTTCTGTTGAAACAGGTGGCAGAGGCGTAATTGGAGTAGTGGAGGTGCTTGTCGGTGTTGAAGGAGGTGGTGTGCCAGGAGTTGTACTAGTTGTAGATGGTACTTCTGTTGAAACAGGTGGCAGAGGCGTAATTGGAGTAGTGGAGGTGCTTGTCGGTGTTGAAGGAGGTGGTGTGCCAGGAGTTGTACTAGTTGTAGATGGTACTTCTGTTGAAACAGGTGGCAGAGGCGTAATTGGAGTAGTGGAGGTGCTTGTCGGTGTTGAAGGAGGTGGTGTGCCAGGAGTTGTACTAGTTGTAGATGGTACTTCTGTTGAAACAGGTGGTGTAATTGGAGTAGTGGAGGTGCTTGTCGGTGTTGAAGGAGGTGGTGTGCCAGGAGTTGTACTAGTTGTAGATGGTACTTCTGTTGAAACAGGTGGCAGAGGCGTAATTGGAGTAGTGGAGGTGCTTGTCGGTGTTGAAGGAGGTGGTGTGCCAGGAGTTGTACTAGTTGTAGATGGTACTTCTGTTGAAACAGGTGGCAGAGGCGTAATTGGAGTAGTGGAGGTGCTTGTCGGTGTTGAAGGAGGTGGTGTGCCAGGAGTTGTACTAGTTGTAGATGGTACTTCTGTTGAAACAGGTGGCAGAGGCGTAATTGGAGTAGTGGAGGTGCTTGTCGGTGTTGAAGGAGGTGGTGTGCCAGGAGTTGTACTAGTTGTAGATGGTACTTCTGTTGAAACAGGTGGCAGAGGCGTAATTGGAGTAGTGGAGGTGCTTGTCGGTGTTGAAGGAGGTGGTGTGCCAGGAGTTGTACTAGTTGTAGATGGTACTTCTGTTGAAACAGGTGGTGTAATTGGAGTAGTGGAGGTGCTTGTCGGTGTTGAAGGAGGTGGTGTGCCAGGAGTTGTACTAGTTGTAGATGGTACTTCTGTTGAAACAGGTGGCAGAGGCGTAATTGGAGTAGTGGAGGTGCTTGTCGGTGTTGAAGGAGGTGGTGTGCCAGGAGTTGTACTAGTTGTAGATGGTACTTCTGTTGAAACAGGTGGCAGAGGCGTAATTGGAGTAGTGGAG GTGCTTGTCGGTGTTGAAGGAGGTGGTGTGCCAGGAGTTGTACTAGTTGTAGATGGTACTTCTGTTGAAACAGGTGGCAGAGGCGTAATTGGAGTAGTGGAGGTGCTTGTCGGTGTTGAAGGAGGTGGTGTGCCAGGAGTTGTACTAGTTGTAGATGGTACTTCTGTTGAAATAGGTGGTGTAATTGGAGTAGTGGAGGTGCTTGTCGGTGTTGAAGGAGGTGGTGTGCCAGGAGTTGTACTAGTTGTAGATGGTACTTCTGTTGAAACAGGTGGCAGAGGCGTAATTGGAGTAGTGGAGGTGCTTGTCGGTGTTGAAGGAGGTGGTGTGCCAGGAGTTGTACTAGTTGTAGATGGTAGTTCTGTTGAAACAGTGGTGTAA